A genomic region of Mesorhizobium sp. NZP2077 contains the following coding sequences:
- a CDS encoding GntR family transcriptional regulator, which produces MKVGFLVGKSFMRIADGKEGGSDFSASQTIASTVYVKLRDDILNGVLKSGSKVRVEWVVEYYEAGASPVREALTRLATEGLLDHRDQRGFSVKPVSANELDELTRTRCWVEEMGLRQSIAKRNVQWEEQVVLALHRLTRASCQIIEKPSSRDPEWEKHHRAFHRALIAGCGSNWLIRFSDQLADQLYRYRILAKSDEVSPRDCLEEHSLIAEAALDGDADRAVSALVSHYEKSAALCAGRFR; this is translated from the coding sequence ATGAAGGTCGGTTTTCTTGTTGGAAAATCATTCATGCGAATAGCAGACGGAAAAGAAGGTGGCAGCGATTTTTCAGCTTCGCAGACCATTGCAAGCACCGTTTACGTAAAACTTCGCGACGATATATTGAATGGAGTTCTGAAGAGCGGTTCGAAGGTGCGCGTGGAATGGGTGGTTGAGTACTATGAGGCTGGAGCCTCGCCCGTTAGAGAGGCTCTTACCCGACTTGCCACCGAGGGGTTGCTGGATCATCGAGACCAGCGCGGCTTTTCTGTAAAACCTGTAAGTGCTAACGAGCTTGACGAACTAACACGCACGCGTTGCTGGGTCGAGGAGATGGGCCTGCGGCAGTCGATTGCCAAGCGGAATGTGCAGTGGGAGGAGCAGGTCGTTCTGGCACTGCATAGGCTGACCCGCGCATCGTGCCAGATAATCGAAAAGCCATCATCACGTGACCCTGAATGGGAGAAGCATCACAGAGCTTTCCACCGCGCACTAATTGCAGGATGTGGCTCCAACTGGCTCATACGCTTCAGCGATCAACTCGCAGACCAACTGTACCGTTACAGGATATTGGCAAAGTCAGACGAGGTATCACCTCGCGACTGCCTGGAGGAACACAGCCTTATTGCTGAGGCCGCTCTTGACGGGGACGCCGATCGCGCCGTTTCAGCCTTGGTAAGTCACTACGAGAAATCCGCGGCTCTCTGCGCCGGTAGATTCCGATGA
- a CDS encoding dihydrodipicolinate synthase family protein, protein MSWTGVFPAATTKMQASGSIDLPATQVSIDRLIKNGVSGVIVLPMLGENAALTQQERDDVVTAASEVVAGRVPLLSGLAELSTDNAIAAARNYQKLGAQGLMVFPSLAYRTDRRETVAWYKAVAEASDLPVMIYNNPIAYKVDVDVETLKELVDVPGIVAIKEETGDIRRVTDLFNAFGDRFDIFCGVDDLILESLALGVVGWVSGMTNAWPAECVALFNEARAGNFKAALPLYRLMTPAFHLDTDVKLVQYIKLAEHLAYGAPEHVRRPRYPITGEERSKVEEIIRRTILDLANLVVS, encoded by the coding sequence ATGTCCTGGACCGGCGTTTTCCCCGCAGCCACCACAAAGATGCAGGCATCGGGATCAATCGATCTGCCGGCCACGCAGGTAAGCATTGATCGCCTTATAAAGAACGGCGTCTCGGGCGTCATCGTCCTGCCGATGCTAGGTGAAAACGCCGCGTTGACCCAGCAAGAGCGCGACGACGTCGTCACGGCGGCCAGCGAGGTTGTCGCGGGCAGGGTGCCGCTTCTGTCAGGTCTGGCCGAACTGTCGACCGACAATGCCATCGCCGCAGCACGCAACTATCAGAAGCTTGGCGCGCAAGGCCTTATGGTCTTTCCAAGTCTTGCCTACCGTACGGACCGCCGTGAAACGGTGGCCTGGTACAAGGCCGTTGCGGAGGCGAGCGACCTGCCAGTGATGATTTACAACAACCCGATCGCCTACAAGGTGGATGTCGATGTCGAAACCCTGAAGGAACTGGTCGACGTGCCCGGCATCGTCGCCATCAAGGAGGAGACCGGCGACATCCGGCGTGTGACCGACCTGTTCAATGCCTTTGGCGACCGCTTCGACATCTTCTGCGGCGTTGATGATCTTATCCTTGAAAGCCTAGCGCTGGGCGTCGTCGGCTGGGTGTCCGGCATGACCAATGCATGGCCGGCGGAGTGCGTCGCGCTGTTCAACGAAGCCAGGGCTGGAAACTTCAAGGCCGCATTGCCGCTGTATAGGTTGATGACGCCGGCCTTCCATCTCGACACCGACGTCAAGCTGGTTCAGTACATCAAGCTTGCCGAACACTTGGCCTATGGCGCTCCAGAGCATGTCCGAAGGCCACGTTACCCGATCACCGGCGAGGAACGATCGAAGGTGGAAGAGATAATTCGACGGACGATTTTGGACCTGGCAAACCTAGTCGTCTCTTGA
- a CDS encoding hydantoinase B/oxoprolinase family protein, translated as MSVTDPITFAVIKSGLDTIVDDMAYAVMRTARSPIVRDVLDYSVTICDAKGRILSQAKTVALHLGAVPDAMEVVIERFRDDLFPGDVIVLNDPYDGGMHLPDIFMFKPIFSDERLLGFSVVIAHHCDVGGRVPGSNASDSTEIFQEGLRIAPMKLYDRGIANKTLLKIIEKNVRLPELVLGDLDAQYATCNIGEREMQRLLERHGDELEAYFDRLLDYGEELTRKAISGWPDGDYTFTDYIDGDGFSPAAIPIVCRISVKGDHLFVDFTGSSPQVKGAINATLSFVKSSTYLSIRCALDHEVPNNAGVYRCITVTAPEGSILNPKMPAPVAARALTGYRVVDTVMGALAQIAPKRLMAAGEGGNTVVAIGGYSGPWNKPFVFVDMINGAWGGRSDKDGIEGITNPSQNMSNLPIETIEARYPLVMEEYSLRVDSGGAGQYRGGLGLNRQYRLLADTAILQLRADRHEHPPYGLFGGQPAASSRNLIRQGDDWHVLPAKVTLEIVKDTVIRHEQAGGGGWGDPSRRDPQAIAADLRNEKVTAASVAADYGDR; from the coding sequence GTGAGCGTCACCGATCCCATCACCTTCGCCGTCATCAAGTCGGGGCTCGACACCATCGTCGACGACATGGCCTATGCCGTGATGCGCACGGCGCGTTCGCCGATCGTGCGCGATGTGCTCGATTATTCCGTAACGATCTGCGATGCCAAGGGACGCATCCTCAGCCAGGCCAAGACGGTAGCGCTGCATCTCGGTGCCGTGCCCGACGCGATGGAGGTTGTCATCGAACGGTTCCGGGACGACCTGTTCCCCGGTGACGTTATCGTGCTCAACGACCCTTATGACGGCGGCATGCATCTGCCCGACATCTTCATGTTCAAACCCATCTTTTCCGATGAACGACTGCTCGGCTTTTCCGTGGTCATCGCCCACCACTGCGACGTCGGCGGGCGCGTGCCAGGGTCGAATGCTTCGGACTCGACCGAGATCTTCCAGGAAGGCCTCCGCATCGCGCCGATGAAACTCTATGATCGCGGTATCGCCAACAAAACGCTGCTGAAGATCATCGAGAAGAACGTCCGGCTGCCGGAGCTCGTGCTCGGCGACCTCGACGCGCAATACGCCACTTGCAACATCGGCGAGCGCGAGATGCAGCGGCTTTTGGAGCGCCATGGCGACGAGCTGGAAGCCTATTTCGACCGCCTGCTTGACTATGGTGAAGAACTGACCCGCAAAGCGATCTCCGGCTGGCCGGACGGTGATTATACGTTCACCGACTACATCGATGGCGACGGCTTTTCGCCGGCGGCGATCCCGATCGTGTGCCGGATCAGCGTGAAGGGCGACCATCTCTTCGTCGATTTTACCGGCTCCTCGCCGCAGGTGAAAGGCGCGATCAATGCGACGCTCTCCTTCGTCAAATCCTCGACCTATCTCAGCATACGCTGTGCGCTCGACCATGAAGTGCCCAACAATGCCGGCGTCTATCGCTGCATCACGGTGACGGCGCCGGAGGGTTCGATCCTCAATCCGAAGATGCCGGCCCCAGTCGCGGCGCGGGCCCTGACCGGCTACCGCGTCGTCGACACGGTCATGGGAGCGCTGGCGCAAATCGCACCGAAGCGGTTGATGGCAGCGGGCGAGGGCGGCAACACGGTGGTCGCCATCGGTGGTTATAGCGGGCCATGGAACAAACCGTTCGTCTTCGTCGACATGATCAATGGCGCCTGGGGCGGCCGGTCCGACAAGGACGGCATCGAGGGCATAACCAACCCAAGCCAGAACATGTCCAACCTGCCCATAGAGACCATCGAAGCGCGCTATCCCCTGGTGATGGAGGAATATTCCCTGCGCGTGGATTCCGGCGGCGCCGGCCAGTACCGCGGCGGACTTGGACTGAACAGGCAATACCGACTGCTGGCTGACACCGCGATCCTACAATTGCGTGCCGATCGGCATGAGCATCCGCCCTATGGCCTGTTCGGTGGCCAGCCGGCTGCAAGTTCGAGGAACCTGATCAGGCAAGGCGACGATTGGCACGTACTACCGGCGAAGGTGACACTGGAGATCGTCAAGGACACGGTGATCCGCCACGAACAGGCCGGCGGCGGCGGCTGGGGCGATCCATCACGGCGAGATCCCCAAGCGATCGCCGCGGACCTGCGCAACGAAAAAGTCACTGCCGCAAGCGTGGCCGCCGATTACGGCGACCGATGA
- a CDS encoding hydantoinase/oxoprolinase family protein, which translates to MPLTGRLSVDIGGTFTDLVLLANNGLTFSAKVSSTPLAPEDAVISGMAELLDTAGMPTSALTEVLHGTTVGSNTLLQKLGARTGLITTKGFRDVLEIGRLRTPGMFDLTWDKPEPLVARRYRLEVAERTHADGSISIRVDTNGILAAGAFFRDEGIESVAICFLNSYTNPDNERAAARMFSRAFPEIAVTVSVDVLPEAGEYERTSTAVVNAYVLPALRFYLARLESRLRAAGVKAPLLIGNSNGGLSASATAQRRPVFFISSGRSSGAVGAERLAAVLGEPNLVAFDMGGTTASAALVHRGVLSRTHEYEFRAGMSVPSRFIKAGGYMMRVPTVDVAEVGNGAGSIAAIDAAGLLTVGPLSAGAAPGPVCYSHGGSRPTVTDANVVLGYLPPQLAGGSLKLDVEAARAVIGETLGRPLGLSIEAAAFGVREIANANMVRAIRAVTVERGLDPRELTLLAFGGSGPVHACDLARTLGIARVVFPPAPGVFTAMGMLAGSVEHHELRSAQARLDRLDQWRVDALRHEMRLAATAALAAQGYAAATVSISEQVDLRLDGQDASLSIPFSGAFDAASLRTAFIAVYRDTYGYEPTDAIEAVALRLRAEARVSDHLDFTVLKIPRTQSTAGEEKRLVYFERTVTTDTPIIRRESVAATLVGPAIIEGADTTIVIPPGARVEPDATGSLIATLEGAS; encoded by the coding sequence ATGCCCCTGACCGGACGCCTCAGCGTCGACATCGGCGGCACCTTCACCGATCTCGTGCTGCTTGCAAACAATGGCTTGACCTTTTCTGCAAAGGTCAGCTCGACGCCTTTGGCGCCCGAGGATGCTGTGATCTCGGGCATGGCCGAACTTCTTGACACCGCCGGCATGCCAACGTCCGCACTCACCGAAGTATTGCACGGCACCACGGTCGGTTCGAACACGCTGCTGCAGAAGCTTGGCGCGCGCACTGGGCTGATCACAACCAAGGGGTTCCGCGACGTGCTCGAGATCGGCCGGCTGCGCACGCCAGGCATGTTCGACCTGACCTGGGACAAGCCGGAGCCGCTGGTTGCCAGGCGTTACCGGCTTGAGGTGGCGGAACGCACCCATGCCGACGGCTCAATAAGCATACGAGTGGACACCAACGGCATCCTGGCGGCGGGTGCGTTTTTTCGTGACGAAGGCATCGAGTCTGTCGCTATCTGTTTTCTCAATTCCTACACGAACCCCGACAACGAACGCGCGGCAGCGCGCATGTTTTCGCGGGCTTTTCCCGAGATCGCGGTCACAGTGTCCGTCGATGTCCTGCCGGAAGCCGGTGAATATGAGCGGACCTCGACGGCTGTCGTCAACGCCTATGTGCTGCCGGCGCTGCGCTTCTATCTCGCGCGCCTGGAAAGCAGACTGCGCGCCGCCGGCGTGAAGGCTCCGTTGCTGATAGGCAATTCCAATGGTGGGCTCTCGGCCTCGGCGACCGCTCAGCGCAGGCCAGTGTTCTTCATATCGTCTGGACGCTCCTCCGGTGCCGTGGGCGCCGAACGTCTTGCCGCCGTCCTCGGAGAACCGAACCTGGTTGCCTTCGACATGGGCGGAACGACGGCGTCGGCCGCCCTTGTCCATCGCGGCGTGCTCAGCCGCACGCATGAGTATGAATTTCGTGCCGGCATGTCGGTGCCGTCGCGCTTCATCAAGGCGGGCGGATACATGATGCGGGTGCCGACTGTGGATGTGGCGGAAGTCGGCAACGGCGCCGGCTCGATCGCTGCGATCGACGCCGCTGGCCTGCTGACAGTTGGGCCGCTTTCGGCAGGCGCAGCACCGGGTCCCGTTTGTTACTCGCATGGCGGTTCACGGCCAACGGTGACCGACGCCAATGTCGTGCTCGGCTACTTGCCGCCCCAACTGGCCGGCGGATCATTGAAACTCGATGTCGAAGCTGCGCGCGCGGTGATCGGCGAGACCCTCGGTCGTCCGCTCGGCCTTTCCATAGAGGCTGCTGCCTTTGGTGTCCGCGAGATCGCCAACGCCAACATGGTGCGCGCCATCCGCGCGGTCACTGTCGAGCGCGGCCTCGACCCGCGCGAGCTGACGTTGCTCGCCTTCGGCGGCTCGGGGCCGGTGCACGCCTGCGACCTGGCAAGGACACTCGGCATTGCGCGCGTGGTCTTTCCACCGGCACCGGGCGTTTTCACAGCCATGGGCATGCTGGCCGGCAGCGTTGAACATCATGAGTTGCGGTCTGCGCAGGCAAGGCTTGATCGCCTTGACCAGTGGCGGGTCGACGCGCTCAGGCATGAGATGCGCCTTGCCGCTACAGCGGCGCTGGCCGCGCAAGGATATGCTGCCGCGACAGTGAGCATCTCCGAGCAGGTCGATCTGCGGCTCGACGGGCAGGACGCATCCCTTTCCATCCCGTTTTCCGGCGCTTTCGACGCCGCTTCGTTGCGAACGGCCTTCATCGCGGTGTACCGCGATACCTACGGCTATGAGCCAACTGATGCGATCGAAGCCGTGGCGTTGAGGTTGCGCGCCGAGGCTCGTGTCTCCGACCATCTCGACTTCACGGTCTTGAAAATTCCGAGGACGCAATCAACGGCGGGCGAAGAGAAGCGGTTGGTGTATTTCGAGCGCACTGTCACAACGGATACCCCGATTATCAGGCGTGAATCAGTGGCGGCCACGCTTGTCGGCCCGGCGATCATCGAGGGCGCTGACACCACCATTGTCATTCCACCGGGCGCGCGGGTCGAGCCTGACGCGACCGGCAGTCTCATCGCGACGCTGGAGGGCGCCTCGTGA
- a CDS encoding 4-oxalocrotonate tautomerase, protein MPTINVRLLKGRSIDQKREFVDVVTREAARILKCSPDVVDILFEDFEKHDWAVGGKLASDK, encoded by the coding sequence ATGCCGACAATCAATGTCAGGCTGCTCAAGGGACGCAGCATCGACCAGAAGCGCGAGTTCGTCGACGTGGTCACGCGCGAAGCCGCCCGCATCCTGAAATGCTCGCCCGACGTCGTCGATATTCTGTTCGAGGATTTCGAAAAACACGACTGGGCCGTCGGCGGCAAGCTTGCATCCGACAAATAG